AGGTCGGCAGCGATAAATCTCGGATTTGCTGTTTCATCCGCTATCACCAACACTTCCGACGGTCCGGCGGGCATGTCAATAGCCGTTGTGGTGGTTGATTGTATAATGGTTTTTGCCTTGGTAACAAATTGGTTTCCCGGTCCAAAAATCTTATCGACCTTCGTAATGCTTTCGGTACCATAAGCCATAGCGGCAATGGCCTGTGAACCGCCGGCCAGGAAAATCCTGTCGATTCCTAACATCAAAGCCACATGAGCGACAAAGGCATTCACCTTACCATTTTTTTGCGGCGGCGAACACACTATAATTTCATGGCACCCGGCAATTTTAGCGGGGATGCCCAGCATCAAAAAAGTGCTTGGCAACACAGCAGACCCACCAGGGATATACAAACCCACTTTTTCGATCGGCCTCAATTCGCGCCAGCAGGTAACGCCCGGCGTGGTTTCCACCTTGTCCTCAGTTTTTAATTGCGATTGGTGAAATTTATAAATATTTTGATAGGCTATATCCAACACCACCTTTTGTTCAGGTAGCACCGTGGCGGCTATTTCCTCCAGTTCCTCTTTGTCGAGGTATAGCTTATCGAGCACTACCATATCAAAGCGATTAGCGTAATCATACAGGGCGCGGTCGCCGTGCTGTTGTACGTTGCTAATCACCTCTTCAACAATGGCGCGTATCTCGTTAGCCGGGTCAACATTGCGTTGCACCAGTTGGGCTATATCCTGTTTTGTTAAGTCTGAATAGTTGTAAGTTTTCATTCCCCCAAACCCCCTGAAGGGGTGTTACGTCCTAAAGTATTAAACATGCCGCATCCTTTTTGTTTCCCCCTTTAGGGGGCAGGGGGCTCTAAATTATTATCTTCTCAATTGGTAATACCACAATGCCCTGGGCGCCGGCTTGTTTAAGCTGGCTTATGCGGTCCCAGAAATCACGCTCTGGTATTACGGTGTGTACTGCTACCCAGTCGCTCTCTGCAAGTGCCACTACCGAAGGGCTTTTTACTCCAGGTAACAACGCTGTAATGGCATCCAGGTTTGCTTTTGGCGCGTTAAGCACCACATACTTGGTTTCCTTGGCG
This Mucilaginibacter defluvii DNA region includes the following protein-coding sequences:
- the hisD gene encoding histidinol dehydrogenase; the protein is MKTYNYSDLTKQDIAQLVQRNVDPANEIRAIVEEVISNVQQHGDRALYDYANRFDMVVLDKLYLDKEELEEIAATVLPEQKVVLDIAYQNIYKFHQSQLKTEDKVETTPGVTCWRELRPIEKVGLYIPGGSAVLPSTFLMLGIPAKIAGCHEIIVCSPPQKNGKVNAFVAHVALMLGIDRIFLAGGSQAIAAMAYGTESITKVDKIFGPGNQFVTKAKTIIQSTTTTAIDMPAGPSEVLVIADETANPRFIAADLLAQAEHGIDSQAVLVCTSNEIAAAAEEEVEKQLAVLPRAEIARHAIDNSYIVVTRSLGEAMNFSNQYAPEHLILATEKWQEITGSIINAGSVFLGNLTPESAGDYASGTNHTLPTSSYAKAYSGVSVDSFVKKITFQHITADGLQNIGPAVQTLAELEGLHAHANAVGVRYNPS